Proteins from one Ictidomys tridecemlineatus isolate mIctTri1 chromosome 14, mIctTri1.hap1, whole genome shotgun sequence genomic window:
- the Ccdc25 gene encoding coiled-coil domain-containing protein 25 isoform X4: MDCAHLVKANSIQGCKMNNVNVVYTPWSNLKKTADMDVGQIGFHRQKDVKIMTVEKKVNEILNRLEKTKLERFPDLAAEKESRDREERNEKKAQIQEMKRREKEEMKKKREMDELRSYSSLMKVENMSSNQDGNDSDEFM; this comes from the exons ATGGACTGTGCCCACCTTGTGAAGGCCAATAGCATTCAAG GCTGCAAGATGAACAACGTAAATGTGGTATATACGCCGTGGTCTAACCTGAAGAAAACAGCTGACATGGATGTGGGGCAGATAGGCTTTCACAGGCAGAAGGAT gtaAAAATTATGACGGTGGAGAAAAAAGTGAATGAGATATTAAACCGATTAGAAAAGACCAAATTGGAGCGGTTTCCAGACCTAGCTGCAGAGAAGGAAAGCAGAGACcgggaagaaagaaatgagaaaaaagcccaaattcaggaaatgaaaaggagagaaaaagaagaaatgaaaaagaagagggagatgGATGAACTTAG gagctATTCATCACTAATGAAGGTTGAGAACATGTCTTCAAATCAG